One Piscinibacter lacus genomic window, AGAGCACGGAGGCCCGCCGATGAGCGCCGCAGCCTCCCCCACCGCCCGCCGCAGGCCGCGCGCCCTGTTCGGCACTGGCTTCGCGCGCGGCTTCGGCCGCGGCTGGCTGCTGGCCGTCTTCGTCTTCCTCTACTTGCCCATCCTGTCGCTGATCGTCTATTCCTTCAACGACTCGCCGGTGCCCAACCGCTGGAACGGCTTCACCTTCAAGTGGTACGCCAGCCTGGTGAACGACCGCGAGCTGCTGGCCGGCGTCTGGCTCAGCCTGAAGCTGGCGGTCTACACCGCCTGCGGCTCGGTGCTGCTGGGCCTGCTGGCGGCCTTCGCCCTGGTGCGTTACCGGCGCTTCCGCGGCCGCACGGTCTTCTCGGGCATGGTCAGCGCGCCGCTGGTGATGCCGGAGGTCATCGTCGGCCTGTCGCTGCTGCTGATGCTGGTGTCGGTGCAGCGCGCCTTCGGCTGGCCCGAGCGCGGCGTGCTCACCATCTGGCTGGGCCATGTGCTGCTGGGCCTGGCCTATGCCACGGTCGTCATCCAGGCGCGGCTGCAAGAGCTCAACCCGCAGCTCGAAGAAGCCGCGATGGACCTGGGCGCCCGGCCCTTCCAGGTCTTCGCCCTGGTCACGCTGCCGATGATCACGCCCTCGCTGATGTCGGCCTGGCTGCTGACCTTCACCCTCTCGCTGGACGACGTGGTGCTTTCAGCCTTCCTCAGCGGTCCGGGCTCGACGACGATGCCGCTGGTCATCTTCTCGCGCGCCCGCCTGGGCCTGAACCCCAGCGTCAATGCCATGGCGGCGGTCACCATCCTGATCGTCGCGATCGGCGTGCTGCTCGCCAGCTATGCCATCGCCCGGGCCGAGCGCCAGCGCCAGCGCGAGGCCCGCGCCGGCGCCCGCGACGGCGGCTGATCGCCCGGCCCGCGCCCGCCACCTTCCTCGCCCTTTTCGTTTCCCCCTCGATGCGTCCGACGCAGGAGATTGCCCCATGAACCGCCCCACCCTGCGTGCCCTGCCGCGCACCCTGCTGCTGGCCCTGGCCACCGCCTATCCGCTGATGCATGCCCTGCCCGCGGCGGCGCAATCGGCCAGCGAAGAGCTGCTCAAGGAGCTGCGCGAGCTCAAGGCCCGCGTCGGCGAGCTGGAGAAGCGCCTCATTGAGGCCGAGACCAAGGCCAAGGCGGCGCCCGCTGCCGCCGCGCCCGCCGGCATGACGGCCGAGCAGCAGCAGGACTTCAACCGCATCGCCGTCAAGACCGAGGCGATGGAGGACAACATCGAGACCTGGGGCATCAAGGGCCTGACGATCAGCGGCTACATCGAGCCGGTCTTCATCTACAACCGCAACCAGGACCGCGCCGGCTTCCAGTTCCTCAACAGCCAGAGCGACGGCTACTTCTACGACACCTCCTTCATGGGGGCGGCCTCCATCGACTTCACGAAGGAGACCGAATCCGGCACCCGCTTCAAGCTGACCCTGACGCCGCAGCGCGGCGTGGGCGAGGCGATCGGCGGCGGCATCGTGCAGGAGGCCACCGTCTCCATTCCCCTGTCCGATTTGCAGACCCGCCTGATCGTCGGCCAGGTGCCGGACTGGTCGGGCTATGAATACCAGCAGCCCACGCTGAACCCCTTCACCACCCACAACCTGCTCTACGACTTCACCCTGCCCTTCGGCTACACCGGCGTCGGCCTGGATGTGACACGCGGCAAGTGGTGGATGCGCGGCATCCTCGGCCAGCTCAACCTGACCACGCGCGGCGCGGGCGAGAAGTCGCCGATGGTGGCCTACCGGGTGGATTACTCAAGGGGTGAGTTCCAGGGCTTCGGCTTCGCCGGTGTGCATGGCCGGGTCTTCAACTTCGGCACCGGGACCAACACCACTGCCCACCTCTTCGAGATTGACGGCTACTTCATCCGCGGCGACTGGACCGTGCAGGGCCAGTTCAGCTACGGCCAGCAGGCCGATGCGGCGATCAACGGCGGCGACTCGCGCTGGTATGGCGTTTCGGCCCTGGCCGGCTACTCGATCACCCCGCGCCTGCAAGCCCTGGTGCGGGCCGACTACCTGGAGAACAGCAAGAACGGTGGCGGTTTCTTTGGCTTCAGTTCTCCGGACGGTCGCAACGGCATCGGGCCCGGCGTGGAAGGCTTCGTCCTTGACGAGGGCGGCGCGCCGCTGGAGCCCATCTTCGGTACCCGCGGTGCCGATCGCTATGCCCTGACTCTGGGCCTGAAGTACCTGTTCAACCAGAACACCACCTTCAAGGCCGAGTACCGCTTCGACGGCGCCTCCGAGCGCGTCTTCGAGGACGTGCGCAGCGGCGGCTTCAAGAAGAACAACCACCTGCTCGGTGGCTCGGTCGTCGTCTTCTTCTGAGCCCGGAAACCGCATGAGCTCCAGCGCGCGTATCGATTGGGCCGCCCGCGCGGCCGCCTGCCTGGCGGCCGGGCTGGACGGCCGGGCGCTGATCGACGGTCGCCGCCAGGCCGCGCAGGACGGGCAGACCTTCCTCAAGCGCAGCCCGGTCGACGGCCGCGCGCTGGGCGAGGTCGCCCGCGGCCAGGCGGCCGATGTGGATGCCGCCGTGCGCGCCGCCCGCACCGCCTTCGCCGACGGCCGCTGGGCCGGCCGCCCGCCCGCCGCACGCAAGCGCGTGATGCAGGCCTTCGCCGACAAGGTGCTGGCCGCGCGCGAGGAACTGGCCCTGCTCGAAACCCTGGACATGGGCAAGCCCATCGCCCACAGCCTGGCGGTGGACGTGCCCTCGACCGCCCGCACCCTGGCCTGGTACGGCGAGGCGGTCGACAAGGTCTATGGCGAGATCGCCCCCACCGGCCCCAGCGCCCTGGCCCTGATCAGCCGCGAGCCGGTCGGCGTGGTCGGCGCCATCGTGCCCTGGAACTACCCCATGATCATGGCGGCCTGGAAGCTGGGGCCGGCCCTGGCGGCGGGCAACAGCGTGGTGCTCAAGCCCAGCGAGAAGAGCCCCTACACCGCCCTGCGCCTGGCCGAGCTGGCGCTGGAGGCCGGCCTGCCGCCGGGCGTGTTCAACGTCGTGCCCGGCTACGGCCCCGAGGCCGGCGAGGCCCTGGCCCGCCACATGGATGTGGACGTGCTCGGCTTCACCGGCTCCACCCGCGTCGGCAGGCACATGCTGGTCTGCGCCGGGCAGAGCAACCTCAAGCGCGTCTACAACGAGCTGGGCGGCAAGAGCGCCTTCCTCGTCTTTCCCGACACGCCGGACCTGGACCGCTGCGCCCAGACCCTGGCCGGCAGCATCTTCTTCAACCAGGGCGAGAGCTGCAATGCGCCCTCGCGCGTGCTGGTGCAGGCCGACATCGCTGAGGACTTTGGCCGCCGCGTGGCGGCCGAGGCGCCCAAGTACCAGCCGGCCGACCCGCTGGACCCCTCCACCGTCATGGGCGCGCTGGTCGACGAGGGCCAGCTCCGCACCGTGCTGGGCTACATCGAGGCCGGCCGCGCCGAAGGCGCGCAGTGCCTGGCCGGCGGACGGCAGGCGCGGGCGGAGAGCGGCGGCGTCTATGTCGAGCCCACCGTCTTCGCCGGCGCCCACAACGGCATGAGCATCGCCCGCGAGGAAATCTTCGGCCCGGTCGTGACCCTGATCCCCTTCCGCGACGAGGCCGAGGCCCTGGCCCTGGCCAATGATTCGCCCTATGGCCTGCAGGCCAGCGTCTGGACCGGCGGCCTCGACCGCGCCCACCGCGTGGCCCGCGCCCTGCAGGCCGGCACCGTCCACGTCAACCAGTACGACGAGGACGACCTCACCGTGCCCTTCGGCGGCGTCAAGCAAAGCGGCAACGGCCGGGACAAGTCCCTGCACGCCTTCGACAAGGTCACCGAGCTGAAGACGACCTGGATTCGGCTGGGCTGAAGCGCCCGGCGCGCGCCCGCGGCCTGGGGCTCAGGGATAGAGCCCGCGATCCTGCCGCGCCATCAGGATGCGCTCGCAGGCCACCGCGAAGGCGGCGGTGCGCAGGGGGATGCGGTGCAGGTCGGCCACGTCCCAGATGCGGGCCAGGGCGTCGACCATGATCTTGTCGAGGCGGACATTGATTTCGTCTTCCGTCCAGAAGAAGGACGAGAAGTCCTGCACCCATTCGAAGTAGCTGACGGTCACGCCGCCGGCATTGCAGATCACGTCCGGCACCACCAGCACGCCGCGTTCGCCCAGGATGCGGTCGCCTTCGGGCACGGTGGGGCCGTTGGCGCCTTCCAGCAGCAAGCGGGCTTGCAGGCGGCCGGCCCGGTCGGCGCTGATCTGGCCTTCCAGGGCCGCGGGGATGAGGATGTCGCAGGGCGTGTCCCAGAAGGCCTCGCCATCCAGCGGGCTGGCGCCGGGGAAGCCGGCCACGCCGCCCTGCGCCTGCACATGGGCGGCAAGGGTGTGGGTGTCGATGCCGGCTTCACGGTGCAGGGTGCCGCTGTGGTCCTGCACGGCCACGAGCCGCGCGCCGGCCTCGGCAAAGAGCTGGGCCGCCACGCCGCCCACATTGCCATAGCCCTGCACGGCCACGCGGGCGCCCTGCAGGTTCAGGCCGATGCGGCGGGCGGCCTCCCGCCCGGTGACGAAGACGCCGCGGCCGGTGGCCTTCACCCGCCCCAGCGAGCCGCCCAGGTGCACCGGCTTGCCGGTGACGACGCCGGTGGCGGTGCTGCCGGTGTTGACGGAGTAGGTGTCCATCATCCAAGCCATGATCTGGCCGTTGGTGTTCACGTCCGGCGCGGGGATGTCCTTGGTCGGGCCGATCAGCAGGCCGATCTCGCTGGTATAGCGGCGGGTCAGGCGCTCCAGCTCGCCGCGCGAGAGCCGCTTGGGATCGACCCGCACGCCGCCCTTCGCCCCGCCATAGGGCAGGTTGACCGCGGCATTCTTGATGGTCATCCAGGCGGACAGGGCCATCACTTCCTCCAGCGTCACGTCCGGGTGGAAGCGCACGCCGCCCTTGCCGGGGCCGCGGCTCAGGTTGTGCTGCACGCGGTAGCCCTCGTGGTGGGCCACGGTGCCGTTGTCCAGCTCGATGGGCACGTCGACGATGAGCGCGCGCTTGGGCCGGCGCAGGGTCTCGGCCCAGCGGGCCAGCGGCCCGAGATAGGGCATGACCCGGTCGATCTGCGACAGGTAGGTGCCCCAGGCGCTGTCACCGGTGGGGTGGACATAGGACAGGGGGCTGTTCATGCGCTTATCTCCGGGCGGGCGGCAGGTCGGTGCAGGAACCGTGGGCGACCTCGGCGGCCATGCCGATGGATTCGCCCAGGGTCGGGTGCGGGTGGATGGTCTTGCCGAGGTCCACCGCGTCGGCGCCCATCTCGATGGCCAGGGCGATCTCGCCGATCATGTCGCCGGCATGCGTGCCGACGATGCCGCCGCCGAGGATCTTGCCGTGGCCATGGGCTTCGGGCGAGTCATCGAAGAGCAGCTTGGTGAAGCCCTCGTCGCGGCCGTTGGCGATGGCCCGGCCCGAGGCCGACCACGGGAACAGGCCCTTCTTCACCTTGAGGCCCTGGGCCTTGGCCTGGTCCTCGGTGAGGCCGACCCAGGCGACTTCGGGGTCGGTGTAGGCCACGCTCGGGATCACGCGGGCATTGAAGGCGGCCGAGGCCAGCTCCTTGTCGCCCAGCAGCTCGCCGGCGATGACCTCGGCCGCGACATGCGCCTCGTGCACCGCCTTGTGGGCCAGCATGGGCTGGCCGACGATGTCGCCGATGGCGTGGATGTGCGGCACATTGGTCCGCATCTGCACATCCACCGGGATGAAACCGCGGTCGGTGACGACCACGCCGGCCTGCTCGGCGCCGATCTTGCGGCCATTGGGCGTGCGGCCCACGGCTTGCAGCACCAGGTCGTAGAGGCCCTCGCTGCGGCTGCCGTCCAGGCCCTCGAACTGCACCTTGATGCCCTCGGGCGTGGCCTCGGCGCCGACCGTCTTGGTCTTGAGCATCACCTTGTCGAAGCGGCCCTTGTTCATCTTCTCCCAGACCTTGACGAGGTCGCGGTCGGCGCCCTGCATCAGGCCGTCCGTCATCTCGACCACGTCCAGGCGGGCGCCCAGGCTGCTGTAGACCGTGCCCATCTCCAGGCCGATGATGCCGCCGCCGACGATGAGCATCTTCTTGGGCACGGCCTTCAGACCCAGGGCGCCGGTGCTGTCGACGATGCGATCGTCCTGCGGGAAGAAGGGCAGCTTCACCGATTGCGAACCGGCCGCGATGATGGCGCGCTTGAAGCGCAGCGCCTTCGTCGCGCCGCTGGCCTCGCTGCCCGGCCCTTGCGTCTCGGCCACTTGCAGATGATGCGGGTCGAGGAAGCGGCCGAGGCCGCGCAGGGTGGTGACCTTGCGCATCTTGGCCATCGCCGCCAGACCGCCGGTCAGCTTGCCGATGACCTTGTCCTTGTGGCCGCGCAGGGTGTCGATGTTGACGCTGGGGGCGCCGAAGGACACGCCGAGGTCGGCCATGTGGCGAACCTCGTCCATCACCGCCGCCACATGCAGCAGGGCCTTGGACGGGATGCAGCCCACGTTCAGGCAGACACCGCCCAGGGTGGCGTAGCGCTCGACCAGCACCACCTTCAGGCCCAGGTCGGCCGCGCGGAAGGCGGCCGAATAGCCGCCGGGGCCGGCACCGAGCACCAGCAGGTCGCATTCCACATCGACCGGGCCGGCATGCCGGCCGGCCGGGGTGGCGGCGACGGCCGGCGCCTGCGCTGCGGGGGCCGGGGCCGGAGCTGCCGCAGGCGCGGGGGCTGCGGCCGGCGCCGCAGCGGGCGTCGACGCCACCGCAGCCGATTCCAGCGTGAGGATCACGCTGCCCTGCCGGACCTTGTCGCCCAGCTTGAGCTTGAGCTCCTTGACCACGCCGGCCGCGCTGGAGGGGATCTCCATCGAGGCCTTGTCGCTCTCGACGGTGATCAGGCTCTGTTCGAGCCGCACGGTGTCGCCGGGCTGGACCAGCAGCTCGATGACGCCGACCTCCTCGAAGTCGCCGATGTCGGGCACTTGCACTTCCACGATCGCCATGATGGGCAGGCTCCGGTCAGAGGGCGATGCGGCGGAAGTCCGCCAGCAGCGACGCGAAGTAGAGGTTAAAGCGCGCCGCGGCGGCCCCGTCGATGACGCGGTGGTCCCAGCTCAGGCTCAGCGGCAGCGTCAGGCGCGGCTGGAAGGCCTTGCCATCCCACTTGGGCTCGATCGTGCTCTTGCACACGCCCATGATGGCCACCTCGGGCGCATTGATGATGGGCGTGAAGTAGCGCCCGCCGATGCCGCCCAGCGAGCTGATGCTGAAGCAGCCGCCGCTCATCTCGGCCGGGGCGAGCTTGCCGTCGCGGGCCTTCTTGGCCAGCTCCGACATCTCCTGGCTGATCTGCAGGATGCCCTTGCGGTCGGCGTCCTTGATCACCGGCACCATCAGGCCATTGGGCGTGTCCGCCGCGAAAC contains:
- a CDS encoding DUF3138 family protein, translating into MNRPTLRALPRTLLLALATAYPLMHALPAAAQSASEELLKELRELKARVGELEKRLIEAETKAKAAPAAAAPAGMTAEQQQDFNRIAVKTEAMEDNIETWGIKGLTISGYIEPVFIYNRNQDRAGFQFLNSQSDGYFYDTSFMGAASIDFTKETESGTRFKLTLTPQRGVGEAIGGGIVQEATVSIPLSDLQTRLIVGQVPDWSGYEYQQPTLNPFTTHNLLYDFTLPFGYTGVGLDVTRGKWWMRGILGQLNLTTRGAGEKSPMVAYRVDYSRGEFQGFGFAGVHGRVFNFGTGTNTTAHLFEIDGYFIRGDWTVQGQFSYGQQADAAINGGDSRWYGVSALAGYSITPRLQALVRADYLENSKNGGGFFGFSSPDGRNGIGPGVEGFVLDEGGAPLEPIFGTRGADRYALTLGLKYLFNQNTTFKAEYRFDGASERVFEDVRSGGFKKNNHLLGGSVVVFF
- the lpdA gene encoding dihydrolipoyl dehydrogenase, whose product is MAIVEVQVPDIGDFEEVGVIELLVQPGDTVRLEQSLITVESDKASMEIPSSAAGVVKELKLKLGDKVRQGSVILTLESAAVASTPAAAPAAAPAPAAAPAPAPAAQAPAVAATPAGRHAGPVDVECDLLVLGAGPGGYSAAFRAADLGLKVVLVERYATLGGVCLNVGCIPSKALLHVAAVMDEVRHMADLGVSFGAPSVNIDTLRGHKDKVIGKLTGGLAAMAKMRKVTTLRGLGRFLDPHHLQVAETQGPGSEASGATKALRFKRAIIAAGSQSVKLPFFPQDDRIVDSTGALGLKAVPKKMLIVGGGIIGLEMGTVYSSLGARLDVVEMTDGLMQGADRDLVKVWEKMNKGRFDKVMLKTKTVGAEATPEGIKVQFEGLDGSRSEGLYDLVLQAVGRTPNGRKIGAEQAGVVVTDRGFIPVDVQMRTNVPHIHAIGDIVGQPMLAHKAVHEAHVAAEVIAGELLGDKELASAAFNARVIPSVAYTDPEVAWVGLTEDQAKAQGLKVKKGLFPWSASGRAIANGRDEGFTKLLFDDSPEAHGHGKILGGGIVGTHAGDMIGEIALAIEMGADAVDLGKTIHPHPTLGESIGMAAEVAHGSCTDLPPARR
- a CDS encoding ABC transporter permease subunit, with product MSAAASPTARRRPRALFGTGFARGFGRGWLLAVFVFLYLPILSLIVYSFNDSPVPNRWNGFTFKWYASLVNDRELLAGVWLSLKLAVYTACGSVLLGLLAAFALVRYRRFRGRTVFSGMVSAPLVMPEVIVGLSLLLMLVSVQRAFGWPERGVLTIWLGHVLLGLAYATVVIQARLQELNPQLEEAAMDLGARPFQVFALVTLPMITPSLMSAWLLTFTLSLDDVVLSAFLSGPGSTTMPLVIFSRARLGLNPSVNAMAAVTILIVAIGVLLASYAIARAERQRQREARAGARDGG
- a CDS encoding Glu/Leu/Phe/Val family dehydrogenase; its protein translation is MNSPLSYVHPTGDSAWGTYLSQIDRVMPYLGPLARWAETLRRPKRALIVDVPIELDNGTVAHHEGYRVQHNLSRGPGKGGVRFHPDVTLEEVMALSAWMTIKNAAVNLPYGGAKGGVRVDPKRLSRGELERLTRRYTSEIGLLIGPTKDIPAPDVNTNGQIMAWMMDTYSVNTGSTATGVVTGKPVHLGGSLGRVKATGRGVFVTGREAARRIGLNLQGARVAVQGYGNVGGVAAQLFAEAGARLVAVQDHSGTLHREAGIDTHTLAAHVQAQGGVAGFPGASPLDGEAFWDTPCDILIPAALEGQISADRAGRLQARLLLEGANGPTVPEGDRILGERGVLVVPDVICNAGGVTVSYFEWVQDFSSFFWTEDEINVRLDKIMVDALARIWDVADLHRIPLRTAAFAVACERILMARQDRGLYP
- a CDS encoding aldehyde dehydrogenase translates to MSSSARIDWAARAAACLAAGLDGRALIDGRRQAAQDGQTFLKRSPVDGRALGEVARGQAADVDAAVRAARTAFADGRWAGRPPAARKRVMQAFADKVLAAREELALLETLDMGKPIAHSLAVDVPSTARTLAWYGEAVDKVYGEIAPTGPSALALISREPVGVVGAIVPWNYPMIMAAWKLGPALAAGNSVVLKPSEKSPYTALRLAELALEAGLPPGVFNVVPGYGPEAGEALARHMDVDVLGFTGSTRVGRHMLVCAGQSNLKRVYNELGGKSAFLVFPDTPDLDRCAQTLAGSIFFNQGESCNAPSRVLVQADIAEDFGRRVAAEAPKYQPADPLDPSTVMGALVDEGQLRTVLGYIEAGRAEGAQCLAGGRQARAESGGVYVEPTVFAGAHNGMSIAREEIFGPVVTLIPFRDEAEALALANDSPYGLQASVWTGGLDRAHRVARALQAGTVHVNQYDEDDLTVPFGGVKQSGNGRDKSLHAFDKVTELKTTWIRLG